The Argiope bruennichi chromosome 9, qqArgBrue1.1, whole genome shotgun sequence genome contains a region encoding:
- the LOC129984827 gene encoding glycine-rich protein-like has product MFRLVVFACIALYLVQGSFLPAQPYDYGYAVRNPFSHQYKQEAGNGVGGVVGSYGTVDARGNFQYRNYASGAGYPIYGYGLNGYGLRYDGYGHPYGVYGNLGYGYGGALGYPALF; this is encoded by the exons ATGTTTCGCCTTGTCGTCTTCGCTTGCATTGCTCTGTATCTAGTGCAAGGA tcttttctTCCTGCACAACCTTATGATTACGGATATGCCGTCAGGAATCCTTTCAGCCACCAGTACAAACAAGAAGCCGGAAACGGCGTTGGAGGTGTAGTGGGAAGCTACGGTACCGTTGATGCTAGAGGAAACTTCCAATATAGGAATTATGCATCGGGTGCCGGATATCCCATCTACGGCTATGGATTAAATGGATACGGGCTCAGATACGATGGATATGGACATCCATATGGAGTTTATGGAAATCTTGGATACGGTTATGGAGGCGCATTGGGATACCCCGccttattttaa
- the LOC129984826 gene encoding glycine-rich protein-like, giving the protein MFRLAVFACIALCLVQGSFLPAQPYDYGYAVNNLFSHQYKQEAGNGVGGVVGRYGTVDARGNFQYRNYASGAGYPIYGYGLNGYGLRYDGYGLPYGAYGNLGYGYGGVLGHPALI; this is encoded by the exons ATGTTTCGTCTTGCCGTCTTCGCTTGCATTGCTTTGTGTCTAGTACAAGGA tcttttctTCCTGCACAACCTTATGATTACGGATATGCCGTCAATAATCTCTTCAGCCACCAGTACAAGCAAGAAGCCGGAAACGGTGTTGGAGGTGTAGTGGGAAGATACGGTACCGTTGATGCTAGAGGAAACTTCCAATATAGGAATTATGCATCGGGTGCCGGATATCCCATCTACGGCTATGGATTGAATGGATACGGGCTCAGATACGATGGATATGGACTTCCATATGGGGCTTATGGAAATCTTGGCTATGGTTATGGAGGCGTATTGGGACACCCCGCCTTGATTTAA